From Bacteroidales bacterium, one genomic window encodes:
- a CDS encoding glycoside hydrolase family 92 protein, producing the protein MVLVSCSSGGTNREKSPVDYVNPYMGNISHLLVPTFPTIHMPHSMLRVYPERRDFTGDVLDGLPIVVTSHRGSSAFNLSPFYGSKKEMRPVIRYSYDNEKITPYSYSVYLDEENISVDYGLSHQSAVYEINFDKNEDVKIALNSRRGELSWDGVALSGFQIVENNTRVYVYLLPEQAPQSVSVLDGGKLTDGASANGRNACLIMNYPANTKKLTLRYGISFIDATQARKNMEREVTGKSLAEIQKTGRDTWNKELGKIQVSGGVEEDLVVFYTSLYRCYERPVCISEDGRYYSAFDGKVHEDNGRPFYNDDWIWDSYRAHHPLRTLIDKEREEDIINSLVLMAEQMEHFWMPTFPEITGDSRRMNSNHGVASVLDAHRKGLNRFDLKQAYLACKGAIMEKTLAPWSGKPAGKLDDFYKEHGYIPALREGEEETIPEVNGFERRQPVAVTLGTAYDQWCLAQLAKDLGLTEDYEYFMKCSFNYRNLFHPETKFFHPKDSKGEFIQPFDYRYSGGIGARGYYGENNGWVYRWDVQHNIPDLISLMGGESEFTKNLDIMFREPLGMGKYSFYAQIPDHTGNVGQFSMANEPSLHIPYLYNYAGEPWKTQKRIRTLVHQWFRNDLMGLPGDEDGGGMSSFVVFSQMGFYPVTPGTTEYSIGSPFFDKVKIDLGNGKFFEIETVNNAADNKYIQSATLNGKPLNSVFIDHNDLVQGGKLVFTMGDKANRNWGIK; encoded by the coding sequence ATGGTTCTTGTTTCCTGTTCTTCAGGTGGAACAAACCGGGAAAAATCCCCGGTTGATTATGTCAATCCCTACATGGGGAACATCAGCCACCTGTTGGTTCCTACGTTTCCCACCATCCACATGCCGCACAGCATGCTGCGCGTGTATCCCGAACGGCGCGACTTTACCGGCGATGTATTGGATGGCCTTCCGATCGTGGTTACAAGCCATCGCGGAAGTTCAGCATTCAACCTTTCTCCGTTTTACGGAAGCAAAAAGGAGATGAGACCCGTTATAAGATACAGTTACGATAACGAAAAAATTACCCCGTATTCATACTCGGTATATCTTGACGAAGAGAATATTTCCGTTGATTACGGTCTCTCGCATCAGTCTGCCGTGTACGAAATAAATTTTGACAAAAATGAAGATGTGAAAATAGCCCTGAATTCAAGGCGTGGCGAACTCTCATGGGATGGCGTGGCTTTATCGGGTTTCCAGATAGTGGAGAATAATACCAGAGTTTATGTGTACCTGCTACCCGAACAGGCTCCGCAAAGCGTTTCGGTACTGGATGGAGGAAAACTCACCGATGGCGCTTCGGCAAACGGGCGTAATGCCTGCCTTATAATGAACTATCCCGCAAACACAAAAAAACTGACGTTGCGTTACGGCATTTCGTTCATTGACGCAACCCAGGCGCGTAAAAATATGGAACGCGAGGTCACCGGCAAAAGTCTTGCGGAAATACAAAAAACAGGACGGGACACATGGAACAAAGAACTGGGTAAAATTCAGGTATCCGGAGGCGTGGAAGAAGACCTGGTAGTTTTCTACACTTCACTTTATCGCTGTTACGAACGCCCTGTGTGTATTTCGGAAGATGGCCGCTATTACAGCGCTTTCGATGGAAAGGTACATGAAGATAACGGCCGGCCTTTTTATAACGATGACTGGATCTGGGACTCGTACCGCGCGCATCATCCTTTGCGTACGCTTATCGACAAGGAAAGGGAAGAAGATATCATCAACTCCCTTGTGCTGATGGCCGAACAGATGGAGCATTTCTGGATGCCTACCTTTCCTGAGATCACGGGCGACAGCCGCCGCATGAATTCCAACCATGGCGTGGCATCCGTTCTGGATGCCCACCGTAAGGGATTGAACAGGTTCGACCTGAAACAGGCTTACCTGGCATGTAAGGGGGCCATCATGGAGAAAACACTGGCGCCGTGGTCGGGAAAACCAGCCGGAAAACTCGATGATTTCTATAAGGAACACGGATATATTCCGGCGCTCAGGGAAGGCGAAGAAGAAACCATCCCCGAAGTAAATGGTTTTGAACGCCGTCAACCCGTAGCAGTTACCCTGGGCACCGCCTACGACCAGTGGTGCCTGGCACAGTTAGCCAAAGACCTGGGATTGACCGAAGATTATGAATATTTCATGAAATGTTCATTCAACTACCGTAATCTTTTTCACCCCGAAACGAAATTTTTCCACCCGAAAGATAGCAAAGGAGAGTTCATACAACCGTTTGATTACCGCTATTCCGGCGGTATAGGCGCTCGCGGTTATTACGGCGAGAATAACGGATGGGTTTACCGCTGGGATGTACAACATAATATTCCCGACCTGATCAGCCTGATGGGTGGCGAGAGCGAGTTCACCAAAAACCTGGACATCATGTTCAGGGAACCTTTAGGGATGGGGAAATACTCCTTCTATGCACAAATACCCGACCATACGGGTAATGTAGGCCAGTTTTCAATGGCTAACGAGCCTTCGCTGCATATTCCCTATCTCTATAATTATGCAGGCGAACCATGGAAAACGCAAAAAAGGATACGTACCCTGGTACATCAGTGGTTCAGGAATGACCTGATGGGCTTACCCGGTGATGAGGATGGCGGCGGAATGTCGTCGTTTGTCGTTTTCTCGCAGATGGGATTCTATCCGGTTACCCCGGGTACAACGGAATACAGCATCGGCAGTCCGTTTTTCGATAAGGTTAAGATTGATTTGGGCAACGGAAAATTTTTCGAGATAGAAACAGTGAATAATGCTGCGGATAATAAATACATCCAATCGGCGACATTGAATGGAAAACCCCTGAACAGCGTCTTTATTGATCATAACGACCTTGTACAGGGCGGTAAACTCGTTTTCACCATGGGCGACAAAGCCAACCGCAATTGGGGGATAAAATAA
- a CDS encoding family 43 glycosylhydrolase: MKSICHFAIILLVSVSCSVSEVEQKNGHIIANPMNLNYRFQFDDPSRREAADPVLEYFKGKYYLFASKSGGYWSSPNLTEWTYIPCKTITTIEHYAPTIMVMDDAMYFMSSSEPKIFKNANPDTDDWEDIDSKFRFQIKGSVDPAFFKDDDGRVYMYWGCSDKDPIIGVEVDPKDKFKAVGEAKILIEHHSDKYGWEAPGHHNEKNKDGYNEGPCIIKYKGKYYLQYAAPGTEFRIYGDGMYVSDKPLGPYTYEENSPFSFKPGGFIGGAGHGHTFKDKYGNYWHVATMCISVRHMFERRLGLFPVYFSDDSCMYAHTVFTDYPFHVPQEKTDFENHDFSAGWNLLSYKKPVTASSSLSMHEPEKANDEQVETWWASQSGKKGEWWQVDLGETMNVNALQINFSDEGFNIKAPDSYFAYQYLVEYSADGNKWKLLADKSKNEKDMPHELIVFDTELKARYLRITNMKDMDGKFSLSGFRVFGKGNGNPPGIVSDIDIIRRDDRRRISFNWKKQDDATGYIIRWGVKKDKLKNTAMVFGNQYEGGFFNRDSRYYFSIDAFNENGVTEGKEIFEKL, from the coding sequence ATGAAATCAATCTGTCATTTTGCCATTATCCTTCTCGTATCGGTTAGTTGTTCGGTTTCCGAAGTGGAGCAGAAAAACGGCCATATCATTGCCAACCCGATGAACCTGAATTATCGTTTTCAGTTTGACGATCCTTCAAGAAGGGAAGCCGCCGATCCTGTTCTGGAATATTTCAAAGGTAAATACTACCTTTTTGCCTCAAAATCGGGAGGTTACTGGAGTTCTCCCAATCTTACGGAATGGACGTATATTCCCTGTAAAACGATTACGACCATAGAACATTACGCTCCAACCATCATGGTGATGGATGACGCAATGTATTTCATGAGTTCTTCAGAACCTAAAATATTCAAAAACGCCAATCCCGATACGGACGATTGGGAAGATATCGACTCGAAATTCCGGTTCCAGATCAAAGGATCCGTTGATCCCGCTTTCTTCAAAGATGATGACGGGCGGGTTTACATGTATTGGGGATGTTCCGATAAAGATCCCATCATAGGGGTCGAAGTCGATCCAAAAGATAAGTTTAAGGCGGTGGGTGAAGCGAAAATATTGATCGAACACCATTCGGACAAATACGGGTGGGAAGCGCCGGGTCATCATAACGAAAAAAACAAGGACGGATATAACGAAGGCCCCTGCATCATCAAGTATAAAGGGAAATATTATTTGCAGTATGCCGCTCCGGGTACGGAGTTCCGCATATATGGCGACGGGATGTACGTTTCCGACAAACCGCTCGGCCCCTACACCTACGAGGAGAACAGTCCGTTTTCGTTCAAACCCGGAGGATTCATCGGTGGAGCGGGGCATGGACATACATTCAAGGATAAATACGGTAATTACTGGCACGTTGCTACCATGTGTATTTCCGTCAGGCATATGTTCGAGAGGCGTTTAGGCTTGTTCCCCGTATATTTTTCGGATGATAGCTGCATGTATGCCCATACGGTTTTTACTGATTATCCTTTCCATGTTCCACAGGAAAAAACAGATTTCGAAAACCATGATTTTTCTGCAGGATGGAACCTTCTTTCCTATAAGAAACCAGTAACCGCATCCTCATCGTTATCTATGCATGAACCGGAAAAAGCGAATGATGAGCAAGTGGAAACATGGTGGGCGTCCCAGAGCGGGAAAAAAGGCGAATGGTGGCAGGTCGACCTGGGCGAAACGATGAACGTCAATGCACTGCAAATCAATTTTTCCGACGAGGGATTCAATATAAAAGCCCCGGATTCTTATTTTGCATACCAGTATCTTGTCGAATATTCTGCCGATGGTAATAAATGGAAGCTTTTGGCGGATAAATCAAAAAACGAAAAAGATATGCCCCATGAATTAATCGTGTTTGATACGGAGCTAAAAGCGCGGTATCTCCGCATCACCAATATGAAGGACATGGACGGGAAATTTTCATTGTCGGGGTTCCGGGTCTTCGGGAAAGGCAACGGTAATCCGCCCGGCATCGTTTCGGATATTGATATTATCAGGCGCGATGACCGGAGAAGAATATCTTTCAACTGGAAAAAACAGGACGACGCCACAGGGTATATTATCCGCTGGGGCGTGAAAAAGGACAAATTGAAAAATACGGCAATGGTTTTCGGAAACCAGTATGAAGGAGGCTTCTTCAACCGTGATTCCCGGTATTATTTTTCCATTGACGCTTTTAATGAAAACGGCGTTACCGAAGGAAAAGAAATTTTTGAAAAACTTTAA
- a CDS encoding xylosidase: MKQCIPVFILLSVLSLSVNAQNKHSKTTKYPSYKGLAMAGYQGWFRAPENGVMHPDPEKIHIDMWPDVREYEKTYPTGLKHADGSTARFFSSTDKSTVDLHFKWMKEYGVDGVFMQRFFGAARRGEARNVVLKNAMEAASKYERAIGVMYDLSGLRIGQDCSSLIEDWKYLVDSLRVTNQRGTQTYVFFNGKPLVAIWGIGFPDRPYNTRDIGIERFIDFLQNDPVYGGCSVMLGVPTCWRELKHDCLPDPYLHDVIRKADIVLPWMVQRFTPLLHYEMNRLRDHILADIKWCKENGVSYVPCVTPGFSWYNLSKGPGFEEAMPLGSIPRQGGRFYWNQITTAINAGAEMIYIAMFDEVNEGTAIFKVSDNPPVGEHFKMLGLDGEPTDHYLFLTGEASKMLRREKPLSFKMPERK; encoded by the coding sequence ATGAAACAGTGTATTCCGGTATTTATCCTGTTATCCGTTTTATCGTTATCGGTTAACGCACAAAACAAACATTCAAAAACGACAAAATACCCTTCTTATAAAGGATTGGCAATGGCCGGCTACCAGGGATGGTTCCGTGCGCCAGAAAACGGGGTGATGCATCCCGATCCGGAAAAAATTCACATTGATATGTGGCCGGACGTCAGGGAATACGAAAAAACCTACCCGACCGGCCTGAAACATGCCGATGGTAGCACAGCCCGCTTTTTCAGTTCGACCGATAAGAGCACTGTTGACCTTCATTTCAAATGGATGAAGGAATACGGCGTTGACGGTGTTTTTATGCAGCGATTTTTCGGGGCGGCCCGGCGAGGCGAAGCAAGGAATGTCGTACTGAAAAACGCTATGGAAGCAGCCTCCAAATACGAACGCGCCATTGGCGTGATGTATGACCTTTCCGGGTTGAGAATCGGACAGGATTGTTCGAGCCTGATCGAAGACTGGAAATATTTGGTGGATTCTTTACGGGTAACCAACCAGCGGGGAACACAAACTTACGTATTCTTCAACGGGAAACCGCTCGTAGCCATCTGGGGAATCGGATTTCCTGACCGTCCTTATAATACACGTGACATTGGCATTGAGCGTTTCATCGATTTCCTGCAGAACGATCCTGTATACGGTGGATGCAGCGTCATGCTCGGCGTGCCTACCTGCTGGCGTGAACTGAAGCACGACTGCCTGCCAGATCCTTACCTGCATGACGTGATCCGTAAAGCCGATATCGTTCTCCCCTGGATGGTACAACGGTTTACTCCGCTGCTCCATTACGAAATGAACCGCCTCCGCGACCATATCCTAGCCGACATCAAATGGTGCAAGGAAAACGGCGTAAGCTACGTTCCTTGTGTAACGCCCGGATTCAGCTGGTACAACCTGAGTAAAGGCCCTGGTTTCGAGGAAGCGATGCCTCTCGGTTCTATCCCGCGCCAGGGTGGCCGCTTCTATTGGAATCAGATCACTACGGCCATCAATGCCGGTGCCGAAATGATCTACATAGCCATGTTCGACGAAGTGAATGAAGGAACGGCTATTTTCAAAGTATCGGACAACCCGCCCGTAGGCGAACACTTTAAAATGCTCGGCCTCGACGGCGAACCAACCGACCATTACCTGTTCCTTACCGGCGAAGCATCGAAAATGTTGCGCCGCGAAAAACCGTTGTCTTTTAAAATGCCCGAAAGAAAATAG
- a CDS encoding glycoside hydrolase family 3 C-terminal domain-containing protein has protein sequence MFPAGAQDNMLFRNEKAPVHDRIMDLLSRLTIEEKISLLRATSPGIERLDIPKYYHGNEALHGVVRPGRFTVFPQAIGLASMWNPDLHHKVATAISDEARARWNYLEYGRLQTARFTDLLTFWSPTVNMSRDPRWGRTPETYGEDPYLAGVLGTAFVRGLQGNDSRYLKIVSTPKHFAANNEEHNRFVCNPQISERQLREYYLPAFEMCVKEGKAASIMSAYNAINDVPCTANPWLLTKVLRHDWGFNGYVVSDCGGPSLLVSAMKYVKTKEAAATLSIKAGLDLECGDDVYITPLLNAYKQYMVSQAEIDTAAYRVLRARMLLGFFDNPTSNPYSKIPVSVIGSEKHKELALESARQSIVLLKNSKNTLPVNTKKVKSIAVVGINAANSEFGDYSGTPANEPVSILQGIRNRVGKDVKIVHAPWKSAKDGMELIQGGNFPEGLKTEYFDNMELKGDPKVRTEEWINFEPANQAPDPFLPESPLSVRWTGKLRPSVSGNYTFSFSNDDGCRLSIDGKTLIDSWRRGGLTMDTANIYLEAGKDYNLKAEYFDNRDYALARLQWRVPETAKKDRIDLYGAAGKAARECDMVVAVLGINKTIEREGKDRSDIFLPEDQREFIEELYKVNPNIVVVLVAGSSLAVNWMQDNIPAIVNAWYPGEQGGTAVAEVLFGDYNPGGRLPLTYYSSLDELPPFDDYDITKGRTYQYFTSKPLYPFGYGLSYTTFNYAKPEIKDLGDELLISFNVKNSGKHNGDEVSQVYVKLPDVGVVTPNKELKGFVRNTIRRGENKKVEIKIKKSLLRYWDETKNDFVTPKGTYRFMIGSSSEDIRLNSEFVL, from the coding sequence ATGTTTCCCGCCGGTGCGCAGGATAACATGCTTTTTAGGAATGAAAAAGCGCCTGTCCACGACCGTATCATGGATTTACTGTCCCGTTTGACAATCGAGGAAAAAATAAGTTTGCTCCGGGCAACTTCTCCCGGAATTGAACGGCTGGATATCCCCAAGTATTATCACGGCAACGAAGCGCTCCACGGCGTTGTACGTCCCGGCCGCTTCACGGTTTTTCCCCAGGCGATAGGCCTTGCCAGCATGTGGAACCCGGATTTGCATCACAAAGTGGCTACGGCCATTTCGGACGAAGCCCGCGCCCGCTGGAATTACCTTGAGTATGGACGGTTGCAAACCGCGCGTTTTACCGATCTGCTCACTTTCTGGTCGCCCACCGTAAATATGTCGAGAGACCCACGCTGGGGACGCACGCCCGAAACCTACGGCGAAGACCCGTATCTGGCCGGCGTGCTGGGAACCGCTTTCGTGCGAGGTTTGCAGGGCAACGACAGCCGTTACCTGAAAATCGTTTCCACACCCAAACATTTTGCCGCAAACAATGAGGAACACAACCGTTTTGTGTGCAATCCGCAAATATCCGAACGGCAGTTGCGTGAATATTACCTGCCGGCTTTCGAGATGTGCGTGAAGGAAGGTAAAGCGGCTTCTATTATGTCGGCTTACAATGCTATCAACGATGTTCCCTGTACCGCCAATCCATGGTTGCTGACCAAAGTGCTTCGCCACGACTGGGGTTTCAACGGCTACGTGGTATCCGATTGCGGCGGGCCGAGCCTGCTGGTTTCGGCAATGAAATATGTGAAGACGAAGGAAGCAGCCGCCACCTTATCCATCAAAGCCGGCCTCGACCTGGAATGCGGCGACGATGTGTATATTACCCCTCTACTCAATGCCTACAAGCAATATATGGTGTCGCAGGCCGAAATCGATACGGCGGCATACCGCGTGTTACGTGCCCGCATGTTGCTTGGTTTTTTCGATAACCCGACATCCAATCCGTACAGTAAAATTCCCGTCAGCGTTATCGGTTCGGAAAAACATAAAGAACTGGCGTTGGAATCCGCCCGCCAGAGTATCGTGTTGTTGAAGAACAGCAAGAATACGCTTCCCGTTAATACGAAGAAGGTGAAATCCATTGCTGTGGTCGGGATCAATGCGGCCAACTCGGAGTTTGGTGATTACAGCGGAACGCCCGCCAACGAACCGGTATCCATCTTACAGGGTATCCGCAACCGCGTGGGCAAGGACGTGAAGATTGTTCATGCGCCTTGGAAATCGGCCAAAGACGGCATGGAGCTGATTCAGGGCGGCAATTTTCCGGAAGGGCTGAAAACCGAGTATTTCGACAATATGGAACTGAAAGGTGACCCGAAAGTACGCACGGAGGAATGGATCAATTTCGAACCGGCCAATCAGGCCCCCGACCCGTTCCTGCCCGAATCACCTTTGTCTGTCCGCTGGACGGGTAAATTGCGGCCGTCCGTTTCCGGGAATTACACGTTCAGTTTCAGCAATGACGACGGTTGCCGGTTGAGCATCGACGGGAAGACATTGATTGACTCTTGGCGCCGCGGCGGACTGACGATGGATACTGCCAATATTTATCTCGAAGCCGGTAAGGATTATAACCTGAAAGCTGAATATTTCGACAACCGCGATTATGCTTTAGCCCGTTTGCAATGGCGCGTTCCGGAAACAGCCAAGAAAGACCGCATCGATCTGTACGGAGCAGCCGGAAAAGCGGCGCGCGAATGCGATATGGTGGTGGCCGTTCTCGGCATCAACAAAACCATTGAAAGGGAAGGCAAAGATCGTTCCGACATCTTCCTGCCCGAAGACCAGCGCGAATTTATCGAAGAATTGTACAAGGTCAATCCGAATATCGTGGTGGTGCTTGTTGCAGGAAGTTCACTTGCCGTTAACTGGATGCAGGATAACATACCCGCCATCGTGAATGCCTGGTATCCGGGCGAGCAGGGAGGAACTGCCGTAGCGGAAGTGTTGTTCGGCGATTACAACCCCGGCGGAAGATTACCCCTGACATATTATAGCTCATTGGACGAACTGCCTCCGTTTGACGATTATGACATCACAAAAGGGCGCACATACCAGTATTTCACCAGCAAGCCGCTGTATCCTTTCGGCTACGGGTTGAGTTATACAACCTTCAATTACGCCAAACCCGAAATAAAAGACCTCGGTGATGAACTGCTCATTTCTTTCAATGTAAAAAACTCGGGAAAACACAACGGCGACGAAGTTTCACAGGTGTACGTAAAATTGCCGGATGTGGGCGTAGTAACGCCCAACAAGGAACTGAAAGGTTTCGTACGGAATACCATCCGCAGAGGAGAGAACAAAAAGGTAGAAATAAAAATCAAAAAGAGCCTGTTGCGTTATTGGGACGAAACGAAAAACGATTTCGTTACGCCCAAAGGAACCTACCGGTTTATGATTGGTTCTTCCTCGGAAGATATCCGGCTAAACAGTGAGTTTGTACTTTAG
- a CDS encoding beta-glycosidase, with the protein MRTILFSLCIAFVCVSCKKQKIIDWVMSTPDNSWVHQESQHIKTEKGGASISAEVHLANPEQTIDGFGACFNELGWTSLSALSEKDRDDILKELFYPGKGTNFTICRMPVGANDFSRNWYSYNETEGDFEMKNFSIANDFETLIPFIRLAKNYNPSLTIWASPWSPPAWMKYNKHYACNVSGNEKFPNGLLPSQMGKEGTNMFIQDEKYFEAYALYFAKFIEAYRNEGIHISMVMPQNEFNSCQVFPSCTWTASGINTFVGEYLGPHMAKIGTEVMFGTMERPNTLLVDTLLLDEKSSKYIKGVGFQWAGKGAVGKIHTDYPLLKIYQTEQECGDGRNDWEYCCYAWELMKHYLSNGTNVYCYWNISLEKGGVSRWGWSQNSLITVDVQSKTYKYNYEYYLMKHFSHYVLPGAQRLSVTGEFNDMLAFRNVDGSLVLVIRNKNNSVVSPSIKIGEDIYSLTLKPQSFHTLVIRK; encoded by the coding sequence ATGAGAACAATTTTATTTTCTTTATGTATCGCTTTTGTATGCGTTTCCTGCAAAAAACAGAAAATTATTGACTGGGTGATGTCTACTCCCGATAATTCCTGGGTTCATCAGGAAAGTCAGCATATAAAAACAGAAAAAGGAGGTGCATCCATTAGTGCGGAAGTACATCTGGCAAACCCAGAACAAACCATCGATGGTTTCGGCGCTTGTTTTAACGAATTGGGTTGGACTTCATTAAGTGCGTTGTCTGAAAAAGACAGGGATGATATTCTGAAAGAATTATTCTATCCCGGAAAGGGGACAAATTTTACGATTTGCAGGATGCCTGTCGGAGCAAATGATTTTTCACGGAACTGGTATTCGTACAACGAGACTGAAGGTGATTTTGAAATGAAAAATTTCTCTATTGCTAATGATTTCGAAACTTTAATACCTTTTATCCGGTTGGCGAAAAATTATAACCCTTCGTTAACTATATGGGCGTCTCCGTGGTCTCCGCCTGCATGGATGAAATATAACAAGCATTATGCTTGCAATGTTTCCGGAAACGAGAAATTTCCGAATGGATTGCTTCCTTCCCAGATGGGAAAAGAAGGGACGAACATGTTTATTCAGGATGAAAAATATTTTGAAGCATACGCACTTTATTTCGCGAAATTTATTGAGGCATATAGAAATGAAGGGATTCATATTTCGATGGTAATGCCGCAAAATGAGTTTAATTCCTGTCAGGTATTTCCGAGTTGCACATGGACGGCTTCCGGAATAAATACGTTTGTTGGCGAATATCTTGGCCCTCATATGGCGAAGATTGGAACAGAGGTAATGTTCGGCACCATGGAAAGGCCCAACACGCTATTGGTCGATACGCTATTGCTGGATGAAAAAAGCAGTAAATACATTAAAGGCGTAGGTTTCCAATGGGCAGGAAAAGGCGCTGTCGGTAAAATACATACAGATTATCCTTTGCTGAAAATATACCAGACAGAACAGGAATGTGGAGATGGGAGAAATGATTGGGAATATTGTTGTTATGCATGGGAATTGATGAAACATTATCTTTCGAACGGTACGAATGTATATTGCTATTGGAATATTTCATTAGAAAAAGGAGGAGTAAGCCGATGGGGATGGAGCCAGAATTCATTAATTACCGTGGATGTACAGTCAAAAACCTATAAGTACAATTATGAGTATTACCTGATGAAACATTTCAGTCATTATGTGCTTCCGGGCGCGCAACGTTTATCTGTCACCGGCGAATTTAACGATATGCTGGCATTCAGGAATGTCGATGGCAGTTTGGTTCTGGTTATTCGGAACAAAAACAATAGCGTGGTTTCCCCCAGCATAAAAATCGGTGAAGATATTTATAGCCTGACACTGAAGCCACAATCTTTCCATACATTGGTTATTAGAAAATAA